Genomic DNA from Salvia miltiorrhiza cultivar Shanhuang (shh) chromosome 1, IMPLAD_Smil_shh, whole genome shotgun sequence:
CTCATTtagagtttatatatatacgtATTCTTTTTCGTTCCAATCTCAATTAATATGTTACTTTACTACTCGTTCTTGTCAAACTCATCTAGCAATGCATACTAAATTAAAAATGCTTAATGCACAAATATAAAATAGCTCAAAATGGAAAATGGATGAGATATGTCACGTATATAGGATTGTGGAAAATTGTGGTGCTTCGAGTATATtttgttatataattttaatagatGATGATTTGTCGTTTTTCCATGGTGAGCCACTGAAGTCTAATAAAATATCAACGTGAAAATGCTGATTCATTTTATATGATTAAATTAAACTGAataacgtttttatttttagttcaTCTATGTATCATTTTTATGACCAAAATTAACTGAAAAACGtatttatttcaaatacatTAAATTATCCTTTTAGTTAAATTTTCAAATGGTGAAGTTCAATTAccattttatgtagattttgAATTGTGAAgttcatataaatttaatatgaaaTCTATTTGTTTAGATTCTGAGAGATAAACAGCTTGTTTCTTGGAGAAACGACTTGGTTTTTGGAGGTTTATTGAATGATTTAAGAGAATACAGACTAGCAGCAGTTTAACATTGGAGTTTCATCTTACAGTCTTTTTGGTTGATGCTAAAACAAATTAACCTTTGTTGGATTTAATGTTATTTTGAAACTACAATTTGATTTATCTCCATCCGGATAATGGTGTAATATATTTTGTTAGTAATTTATTTCGCCAGCcttaaatcttgaaaattttaattcgaaTGCAACTGTAATAAATAAAGGGGTagtgtataaaaataaaaatattgatatttttgtAAGATGttccaaaatgacaaattgttaatatttttgtgagacgcggggagtatattttataagtatttttttgtttaaggTTTATTAGAAGATCAATGTGAAAATGGTGATGAATTAATAAAGTAACGAAGATTGAGCTTTTTCtttaggttgtgaattgtgGAGGTTTAATAGGTTTACAAGGGGCATAGATGATTgaagataattaaaaatagagaatgaagaatatATCATATAGGATTGTGGACTATTGTGGTGCTTTTAATATGTTTGTTATATAATTTTAGAGTGGTGCTGGTTGGCTACGTTATGACTAGTCATAAACTATattcaaattgaaaaaaaaataatttatttaaaaaaaatatcaaaataataattgatTTAGCTAATTTTAGTGTTTGGTACACattacatttttatatatatatataaatatatatatatagggtgtggttctagagagaactacattatttgtgagaacgggagaaccatcaaatctaatgcatccactgtaaaaattaatgcattcgctgttaaaattaatgcactaaaaaaattaaaaaaaatgctcccttcaggattcgatcccagaatctgcattcatccaacaagatgatgcatccaccgtagatcttgatgatcgaatggctgaaaatggttctccggtcttcttttatttatggttctttcttgaacctctccctatatatatatatatatatatataggaatgggatcatatagatcccaatgcttataatagatccctagatccaaatcttgaccacacatttatgacatgtggcgcatcaagatggtgacacgtggcaaggattccaaggcaaaatctggaggggtaaaattggaatgtaattttcggatttaataattaaaaaaaaatatatatatttttagattttctcaaaatagatatattttagatgcatatagtttcacacaaagatgcataaagttttcacatgaaatgcataactttgaacagaaaaatgcatttaatttttccagttttggtattttcaccaccccaccccataccaccccccaatccagcccacaccaccccccaaccctccccattaccaccccccaaaaatatgcatgtttcacatgcatataaaatcaaacaaaaatgcataaagttttcacataaaaatgcattaaattatacaaaaaatgcatttcattttaataaatctggtagtttcgccaccccacccctgcccctgcccctgcccccccaccccacccacccccccacccccaccccaccccccccaaattgtttttttttttttttcaaaaactgattttctaattgctggcccccccccaccccccacccccccccccaaaaaaaattttatttttttattttttaaaaaactgattaaaaaaaaaatttggggtggggggtgggtgggggggtcagtggtcagaaaatcagtttttgagaaaataataataaaaaaaatttggtgggaggggtgggtggggggtgggggtgggtcagtggtcagaaaatcagtttttaaaaaaataaaaaaaaaattgtttttggggggtggggggtgggggggtagggggtggggttctggggtggggtggggttctggggtgtggggggtggggttggggtggggtgaaatcttatgcatatttatatgaaactttatgcatttttatatgaaagttcatgcattctcgtatgaaactttatgcatctaaaatatacatattttgagaaaatataatttttttttttttgaatttcgaaaattacattccaattttacccctctccagattttgccttgaaatgccttgccacatgtcaccatcttgatgcgccacatgtcataaatgtgtggtctagatttggatctacggatctattataagcatagggatccaccggaacccaaccctatatatatatatatatatatatatatatatatatatatatatatatatacggcCTCTATCTTATAAGAGTATGCTCACTTTCATTTTCGTCTGTTCCATGAGAGTATGTGTAATTCATTTTTGGACATGACCTCACCACTAaccccttattttttattttcactttcaATACGTATgtacaatttcattaaaattcgtGCTAAACAAATTAAGCACAATATTTTGAGATGGGtagagtattttttattttttttaaatataatataaaacattataaaaaataaaaaaaataattacaatatataCAATACTAAAACTAGttgattttttctttaataaaaaatttaaaataactgTACTTTACTTTAATTATTGGGGAAATTACATGAAGATACCCCACTTTATatcaaaatctgatttttttgacaatctttttaattgtggTAAAAATTTCAACGGGCTTTCAATTGATAGCAATGTCCGTCCAGTGTAATTTTCCGGctaaattaaatctgagttggcagacagaatgccaacgtggcatcagaaatgccaaatcacacccactCGGGGCACGTCACCCTCTCGAACACACACACTGGACTCACACCCTCAACGCCACAACTTGCGCCACAGACTTCTTGGGTGAACAGTGGCGGAAAACCGCCCCCTCCCCCTCACCTCTCGACTAAGCGCCTACCCACACACCAACAGTGGCGGCGCCTCTTTCTCTAAACCTCGGTGGCACCAGGACTCCCTCCGGCGACCGCATCAACCGCCAAGGCCAACCGCCGCCCTCTGTTTTGATTTATAGTGGCGAAGCCTACAACctcccccatctctctctcatttaCCGGCGATGACGGAGTTGCAGCTGGTAGCAACAGTCCCCCTCTCCCCTCCACTCGATTCcccccctttctctctctcaccaaaTTTCAGTTACCAAATTTCATATATCAAATTTCAGGTAGTGGCGCCCTAGTTCTCTCCCTCCTGAAAATTGGcgtccactctctctctctcttaccaAAACAGCgtccctcctctctctctcctgtaAATCGAtcgccactctctctctctctctctcgtgaaAAATAAAAGCATCTTGTTGGATGGATTGTTGATCGATTTGATGTGGGATGTGCATGATTGAGTTTTCAACCGGAGCCGGGAATCGAGAGAAGGAGCGGGAGGAGAAGAAGCCGGCGAACTCGAGATTCTGGCCAGATTTGGGCGGTggaggaagtgagagagagggtgagGGCCGACGGGGAGATGGGGAAAGGGgatggggaagagagagagagagaggggggggggtgacgtgggagggttAGGGTgagggtgggtgtgatttgaCATTTTTGATGCCATATTGGCATTTcggctgccaactcagatttaatttggccggaaaattattTCATACGAACATTACAATTAATTAAAAGCTTGTTGAAATTTTTgccacaattaaaaaaattattaaaaaactaaattttaattaaagtgggatattttcatataatttgtccataattattagggttgtaaatgagccgagccgagccgaatactagcagACTCGAGCTcagctcgtttaaatattcgggtgttcgatcTCGgctcgagcttttatcttgatgatcgagcttGGCTGGTCATCCACTTACTAAGCTCGGGCTTGGTTCGAGTTCGGttcgggtgatgctcgataatatcgaattcgggcttgagctcgagctcgactcgttagATGTTTGTATATATggtgttcaagctcgaatttgttataaatttaagaaaattttcttaattaatatgttacacgagttcgagttcgactcgtttaaggctcgtgtactagctcgattgaaggctcgactgaaggttcgtgaacaagCTCGCGAACGtgttcgcgaacaatcgaattcgaacatattcgcgagctcaacgagccgagcactgtcaggcttgagctcggctcgataaaaatttcgagcACGGAattaggctcgagctcggctcgtttattatcgaaccgatctccgaacgagcttttttcgagccgaatctcgaatagatTGCGAGTAGCTCCGTTCATTTACAGCCCAAATAATTATTTAGGACCGATCATAAAGCCACTGAACtttattcataattttaatAGATAGACATTGTCGGCTGGTAGGGTGTTGGGAATTTAGGATTTTGACAAGAAAGGTGTGATGGCCATGTGAAAAGAAATTTTGGGATTACTAGGATAACTATAATAGttaaaataatgtattttttaaaaaaaaaaaatttggaaataTATATAGTGACAAGGTTGGGGTTGTATATAGTGGAAGTAGAAtccaaaataaatacatataagtTATTCTTGAAAAGTGAACTCTTAGCAATGATGAGAACAGTCATTTCCATAAGGTTAACTAGATTCGTTGCatctattaattatataaaataaagtatattaAAATCACTATATTCATAATCAAGTTTAATTCGGCAGCATTTTTCTCATTCTTCATTTTTAATTACCTTAAATTATTTATCATATATTAAAGATACACTTCagccgtcccattacaaatatcccattttttcacattttttcaTGATGGGatatctcattacaaatgtctcattcattttttagcaatatattatctctctatacctactatttaaataattttcaccaacccacttttatctactttttacacatttcttaatctccgtgttcaaaattaatggaacatttgtaatgaaacggatgaagtattaaaCTTCAAGAATACATGAACTAAATAAAaagtttaatctttttttttttaggaaaatctttattttatattaattattcatttcCCCACATTTAGCACCTATTATGGGTGATGCTAATGGCTGCATTGACCAGTTGATCACACGACAAATTTTAAAGGATGATACAAATTTGATCCAGATCGTCTTAGATTTATTTTTGCATCTCATAACTCTCGTAGAGCTCGAAAGAAAATATGTGTATAGAAGAAGATGTTGAAAGTGACATACAGATTACATCGGAGATGGAGAGAGGTAAATAGAGCAGCTTGGCGGCGTAGCAAAGGAACTAGAATTACAAAGAGAGAGGGAGTGGAAAAGTAAAGACAAAGAGAGAGCCTTCGTATTGTTTGTAGGAACTAGAAAGAAGGACGGGGTAATTTCATCTGAAAAAGTTAAAATTGACTAACTTTTACTAAAATAATGTTGGGTGGAACTAGAAATTAAATGTATGTGaaataaatagattcttcaatttatttaatttcaccatttaaaaatctaaataaaaaggATACCTagatgtatttcaaataaatatgcaCCCACAACGAATTTGTATTAAAGTTCAATTATtcaaaatctaaataaaaaagatCAATTTTCATTCTCATTGATCTTTGTTAAACTTCACTATTTGAGAAcctaaataaaatactaattagatgtaattttgaaataaatatgttCTTCAATATAATTTAGTCAaatgaaattatttaatatttatattataattaatacaaTATATACCGTAAAAAGGAATGTAAAAAGTCTAAACACGAAAAGCTCCACAATGACCTCTATATGTATCGGTTTGTGGCGTTTCGTCATATACCTCCAACTTGGTTAATGTATTTCCTAATTtgtatactaatattttttggTAGAATGTTTATTCATTTCTTACACTTTCAATCCACTTCGAATCTGAGTCGAgctattacatatataatataattacaaattaaaaCTCGCTTCTTAATTCGGAGTTGTATGTGGCATCTTACTCTATCCTATATTCATACTTatcttaaaatatttatttttatatatttttaattcatgatttttctaaattttgattttcacattaaatttatagtaTTCATCATGTATAAATAGAttacaaataataattattatttatccaaccagaaataattcttatttgatttggccaaataaatagtttatcccatttattttgaatattgatttgatttgtattaatttaaattttgatcttttgttaattttacaatttattATTAGTGTCTGCTTTGTCATTTCGGGGGTCATTGAGAcggattttaaattttatttgattatatacaTATCTTATAAATTTAAGCAAGTTTGATAAATTAGTGGGTATTATTATATGGGTTTAGTATGAGAATGACTAGTAAAATCTCTCTTAATACAGTTGAGAAGGGTACGTGCACATAATTTATGAATGGGTTGAAATagctaaatatatataattagtagGCGTTACTATACGCGTTTGGAACGAGAACGAATAGTAAATCACTTTTAAACGTATTTGAGAGGAGCATAAATATATCTAAAATATTCAGTCTCATATCATTTCAAAGGATATAGATGATATgcattttttaacatttttccAATTTCAATCTTTTATTATCTTCACTAATTGGAGAACTACTATGAAATGATtagatataattatatttatcaatttaattttttggtcaaataattGTCATATATACGATGGATTTATTGTACATTTTCTCCAACCAAATAAATTGTTTTGTCCAATGTAATTAATATCCAAGTGGATTATTTGCATTCTTAGTTGATTTTTTCAATCTTACATGTGGTGtatataatgaaaattttgGAAGATTTACATGTTAGgttacatataattttttattattttgaatttaattctattatataatatatatatatagtgaagaattaatataaaattttaaagtattattttcaaattgagAAAACTGTGATTTTTGTGAATAATTTCTTTACTAATGTATGTCTTATAATATTACtaatattatgaattaataATTCCCGTTGATTTTCGACTCCTATAAACTAGTttcattaaactaattacataaacataaaatatttgatgTTCTTGCAAAATGGATCATTGTTACTGACAAGATAAGGACcggtgattttttatttttattttttgaaaatgaccggtaaatttattttggttttgcttaattaatttcaattctCACGATAATGAATTTTAATGGTAGTTTGTGTAACGATAATTAGATCGGCAGCTACAATCAAAATTCATTATACAATTAGAACCACAAAAATATCAggaaataatacaaataatacaggcaaacaaacaattaaaaacTCCATTGTTTAtccgcctcaaaaaaaaaaaaactccattGTTtatccttctctctctcaaaaaaaaatataatataaaaaaattcattatttatCGAAGCTTGAAGGCCCAGAAACGCCCTATTAAAAGGCCGACTCGGCCTACTAAGAAACTTGGCCCAGTCCAACAATGACTTTTAAAGCTCTGGTAccaaaagaagaaaagaaaaagtaaaaaaaaaatccacaatCCCATACTAATTTAGGAAGGGGCTCCAATattgatttaatattttttttatcaaggaaATGGAAATGATAAACTAAATCCAACCTTTTGTTTTAGTTGAAATGCTTCTAACATCAGtactaaatatattaataatatttattttcttttttgagaagATGGTTCATAATCATATCTATTCCTAaccaaaatacacacacacaagtTACTCATTCCATGCACTTCCTTTAATTTTCTGGTGGATTATAGTCGTGTTTTCTCTCTCCAATAATTTGTAGAGAGATAATCAAAATACTAAGATCCTGCTTTGTCCTAAAAGCCGAGCTACATGTCTCTAGTACAACGTGAAATACATTAAGGATTCCACATTAGTAAAGCCTATATTTTGAACATCTTTTGATGCAtaacataatattttattttcactcACGAAATTATATACTCCTCCGTAGCCTTTTGGCTGCagctattatatatttatatatatatgctcgTGTTCGTGAATCTCTTTCTACTTCTCTAATAATTGGCCATGacattatttttctaaaaaaatatagtaaaaatctTCAACCATTATTAATATTTTGGTCACGAGGCATCCTAACTGGACTTGACATTTCAGCATTGTCCTAAAAAGGAATCAAATTAACATAGAACAACAGAGCAAAAAGGTAGATAAATTTCATGAAAACAAGAATCAAGATTAGACACGAGTTGTTGAACTTGAGGGCATATCCAAGATTGTTTCCTGAGCTTATTACAGTCAAAACTATGTGCAATCTACCTATTCCAACATCTCTTTTTGATCATGAAAATTAGCCACATTAATTAATGCCTTGTTGCATCACAAAATCTCAATCCGTGCCGTAGTAAGGCTCAAACTCACGGGCAGAGAAGGACAGGCGCTTCCTAGCCGAGCCGGCCACCTCTCTACTCGGGCTCGACTGCCTCTGCCTTGGCGCGCTGTTTGGCCTAACACGCGCCATAGCCGATGCAGTGGCCGCCATGTAGTTTGGCCGAGGTAACGGGCAAGACTTCTCGCTCATGCTCATCCTGCGCGTGTCGTGCTGATAACAGGGGCTGCACGGGATGGACCTCGTCGTCGGAGTTTTGGGAGATTGAAGGGCCAGATTGAGACGCTTCCCATTCAAAGAAGCTGGCATGAACATGGAATCAACTTCAATTGTCTTGATTGAATCTCTTTGATTATTGCATAGATTCCTATCTTTCCTCATCCAACTATACCCTGTTTTCCTGCTTGAATCTTCCACCTCTGTGGCCCAAATCTGTGCATCCAAACAATCAAGTAATAACTAACTAGGTATTAGGAGGAGGTTCAAATGAGAACTCTAATTTCTCGTGAGAACGTGACAACACGACATCGAATGTATAAAGTCACTGCATTTGCCAATGAAATTATCTGCGACGAATTCGGTGACTTCATACATACAAAGCAGTGTTGTCACGTTTTCATGAAAAATAAGAGTTCTCACGATAACCAACCTCGTTATATATAAAGAGATGAGCAGAGGTGAAACATGTAATAATCATGTGTTGCAAAAGACCTGCTGTGACAATGCATGAGCTAGCGTCTTGCCCTGTTCGAGGGAGCATTCTTTTGCCTTCTGAATCAAAGCATGGATCTCCTCAAGCTCGGTCGGACCGACGTCCAAGCTATTCGAAACTCGACTCGAGTCGTTGCGGAACATGGAGCCTAAGGTTGCGGTGGTTTCGCACGACAGGCGGCGGCGTTGATCACAAACTATGGCTTGAACGCGGACAAGAGATTGGATGCATTGGAGTGTCATTTTTGCTCGTTTTCGGACATTGTGTCCTCTAATTAATGCTTGCAGCTTCACCACGCCTCTTAACGCCATTAGAGCTCTCCTTGCCTAAACAAATAACGTTTCAGcaatcataaaaaaatagtactacTTCGGTATAGCATAATAGACAAATTATATCCAcccatataaaaacatacaaaaACTTTCTTgtataaatagataaatttactcttaataacaatttaataaaaattaccCACTTCTTGTGTATCGCGAAAATACAATAACGCACAAGTGCACGATCAtttgatgaattgaaactttgaaattaaataaaaattaattcttttcttAGTAAGATTATTTCCTTATTTACTTAGATGAGCGTTGgtaatttttattgtttaaGCTAATTTAGCTTGATTTATATCCCATTAAAAGAATgatgataaaaatatttaattatttatttattaatcatgCCAAAAAAAACACCGATTTATCAATTATATATCCACTCAAACTAACTAGGATGTCACTTGGGTCTATGATCCCACCACCCTTATTATTTAAACCATATTTACATGCAATACATATAAATGCAACAAGAACTCGTAATACAAAATCGAGAGCTAAAACGCATGAAATTGAGCAGAATTAATCCAAGAAAATTCGCAAAATTACCAGGTATCCTCGGAATATTTTCTGAATGAGAAGAGCAGCCTTATCTTGTTTGACCAAAAGGGGCGGCCTACTGAGCCGGATGATCTCCACCGCCGTTGCGACGGCGGCCTCCGCCGCGGCGGTGGTCGCCATAGCCACCGCAAACGCCCGCTTCTGCTCCGTGTCCATTCTGGGCTGCTTCCTCACCAAATTCTCCTCTCCGCTGCAAATAGAATTCGCGCATTTGACAACGTTGTGCTGGATCGTCGTCTCCAGACTTAAATGCCTCCGAAATATCCATCTCTTCTTCCCTCTTTTCTGAAAAAGAAAACACACTCTTTAAAATTATTcgttcaataaaaaaataagaagaagatgAATGAGTCATACTTTTTCCTCATCTTCTGGCTCGTTATGTTGTCGTCTTCTGCTGCTCCTCTTGTCGTCATCATCGTTGGTGGGAGATCTGAAGGCCTTCTTCACAGCGTTGAGCCAGGAATTCCCAGTCTTCTTCCCCATGAAACGAAGATGAGTTTTTGGGGGATTGGGAAAATGGGAGTCCTGAGGGAAACAGTATCTAACAAAGTGGTGTACTTTAGTTAACCACTATGTAGTTAGAGGCATGGAGTAGCTGCTGACATTCTGCCCTTTTATGGAATAAACCAAAAAAAGTAGTTCAAACGGGAAACCGTAGACCTCAAATAATATTTGTAATTTCTGCCTCCATATTACTCAATAacgataaattatatttatggcGAGATACAATATACGTACTGCCAAACTCTAATTTACAtcctttaatttattatttcttatGTTATTGATATGcgataatattaataattttaaaattgtcaCATATTTTTCATCTATGAATACAATGGtaataatagtagtaataaatTATGTAGCGTGGATATAACTATAAGGAGTAGATTGTGATTAGACCTGAATTAGGAAAATTAATTAGGGTATAAATGtatgagaaaaatgaaaactGTAAAGAAAGGAGTAGAGTAGAATTGGATGTTAGATGCGTCAGAGAGAGGTGGAGACAGACAAGCATGAGGGAATATGTTTTTCTCGAGAGAGGTGAAAGCTGCTGAAAGGATAAAAATATGAGAagcaatttcttttcttttttcttaccttatttttttttttatcttttatccttTATTTGGGTGTTGTTGAAGAAACTCCACATGGTAGATAATGATTTATGGCAGAGAAAGCGTAGGAATTAGGGAACACTGTTGTTTATGGGGATCGACATTTGCAGGGATCAACAAACCAGACTGTTTTAATTTCTTTGGTATGAGCATCATGATTCATGAGATGAACAACACAACACCATATGCATCATATTTTCCTACaatttttttactctttttctATTACGTTTGTTTTACTCGATTTgttgtttgttttaatttagagataattaatttacatattaaatctcaattttataatattgttgtaaattcaatttaaattatTGCAATTAAGattcaattttataatttatatttatgttagaTATTGgtctattttaattaagtatgTGTTTGGAATTGATATTTtaatactaatactaatatGCCTTGGCTGGGCGCATTATTCTGATAAAATCAGTCCTGATATGGCTATTCCAATTTATCAACTCTCTTACTCTCTTATTCCAAAGGCAACTTTAAATTCCCTTAACTCTATGTTTCGGAAATTCTTGTGGGGAGGGAGAGCGGATGTGGGGTCGATTTCTTGGGTGAAATGAAGAGATTTATATGctgaaaataaagaagggggGCTGGGGTTAGGAATTTAGAATGGTTTAACTTGGCGTTAGTTTTGAAATGGGTGTGGAGATATTTGGTGGGGAAGGGGAAGCTGTGGGCGAGGGCGGTGAGGTCGATTTATGGGGAGTTAGAGTGGGGGGAAGAGGGGATGAAAACGTCAGGGCAAAGCAGAAATAGAGCCGGGTGGTGGTCTAGAGTTCTTACCATTGGAGCCAAACATTCGGAGAAATGGTTCGGCAACAATATTAGAATAAAGTTGGGAAGTGGAAGCGATACAAAATTCTGGGAGCACATTTGGGTGGGCTCGAGACCGCTTAAGTTAGAGTTCCCCAGATTGTTTCATCTTAGCAATAATAAGGAGGCAACTGTTAGTGACGTTGGAAGGTGGGTGGAGGGGAGCTGGGTGTGGGATCTGAAATGGAGACGAGATCTTTTTGAGAGGGAGAGAGCGATGACTAACGACCTTGCTGTTACTATCTCTACTGTTGTACCTATCGCAGGAAAGGAAGATTCATGGTTATGGAGTGCAACCAAGGACGGGTCATTCTCAACAAAGTCAGCctacaacatcattcaagactcaaggaaCACTACAACACAAACGAGTTTCAGCAAAGAAATGATGCAGAAAATGTGGGATACCCCGGTTCCTTAGAAGGCAAGAGTCACTTCTTGGA
This window encodes:
- the LOC131019739 gene encoding protein IQ-DOMAIN 17-like — translated: MGKKTGNSWLNAVKKAFRSPTNDDDDKRSSRRRQHNEPEDEEKKRGKKRWIFRRHLSLETTIQHNVVKCANSICSGEENLVRKQPRMDTEQKRAFAVAMATTAAAEAAVATAVEIIRLSRPPLLVKQDKAALLIQKIFRGYLARRALMALRGVVKLQALIRGHNVRKRAKMTLQCIQSLVRVQAIVCDQRRRLSCETTATLGSMFRNDSSRVSNSLDVGPTELEEIHALIQKAKECSLEQGKTLAHALSQQIWATEVEDSSRKTGYSWMRKDRNLCNNQRDSIKTIEVDSMFMPASLNGKRLNLALQSPKTPTTRSIPCSPCYQHDTRRMSMSEKSCPLPRPNYMAATASAMARVRPNSAPRQRQSSPSREVAGSARKRLSFSAREFEPYYGTD